The following DNA comes from Chitinophaga nivalis.
CCTTATTTTCGTATACCCCCTCTCCACACTATAATTTTCCTCCTGACGTAAGGCTCCTGATATTATTTTAACTGAAAAATCAAACGGTATTCCTTCTGTTGACGTAGTGCATTCGTTTTAGTAAGGTAGTAGTAAGCATATTTGGTAATATAGTATCATTTGCCCCTTTACATAAGCTATGTGTTCGTCTCTCTTTTATTACCGGCATGCAGGCTTACTTAATTTTATTCACCCATTTATCCTGGCGTCTCCTTATCATAAGGAATAATAGCAAAAACAACATGGCCCGTAGTAATCTGCAAAGTATCGTTGCAGACGACTACGGGCCATTTTATAGATCGCGGTAGAATAGTACTATTCTACTTTGGTAATTTTCAGCATATTGGTAGGCAGATGCAGTTTTACAGGTGTACTACCGGTATTTACTGCTACGTCGCCGGCTTTGATGAATCCTCTTTCTTTCAGGATGTTGATCTGATCGAAAACGATATCATCGAGGCTTTCTTCTTCTTCGTAGTAGAAGGCGCGTACACCCCAGCTGAGGCTCAGCTGATTTACCAGGGATCTTTCTTTGGTAAATACATAGAGTGGGCTGCGTGGACGGTAGCTGCTCAGCATAAAGCCGGTGTAACCGCTTTGGGTCATACCAATGAGCGCATCTGCATCCAGGTCTTCCGCAATTTTACAGGCGTTGTAGCACAATGCATCGCTGAGGAAGGTAGGAGAGTGACGGTGAGGGATCAGGTTACGGTTGTAAATGATCGCTTCTTTTTCTACTTCCTGGATAATTTTGTTCATGGTTTGGATCACCAGTACCGGGAATTGGCCGGTAGCAGTTTCTCCGCTCAGCATCACCGCATCGGCGCCTTCCAGTACCGCGTTGGCCACGTCTGTGATTTCACTACGGTTCGGGCGGGTACGGTCCATCATGCTTTCCATCATCTGGGTAGCTACGATTACCGGTTTCGCACGGTGAATACATTTACGGATAATATCTTTCTGGATCATCGGGATCTGCTCAACCGGCAGTTCCACACCGAGGTCACCACGGGCAATCATTACGCCGTCGCTTTCCCAGATGATTTCTTTCAGGTTCTGGATGGCTTCCGGTTTTTCGATCTTGGAAATTACCTTGATCTTGGAATTGCGGGCTTCCAGGCGTTTACGCAGTTCTGACAGGTCTTTCACGCTTCTTACAAAAGACAGCGCTACCCAGTCACACTCCTGATCGATGATGAAATCGAGGTCAATAATGTCTTTCTCTGTCAGTGCAGGCAGGGAAATTTTAGTATCCGGGAGGTTAAAGCCTTTTTTGGAAGACAATACACCTGGTAAAGTCACCGCTGCTTTGATCTCACCTTTGGCGGTGATTTCCTGTACAACGGTTTCTATTTTACCATCGTCCAGCAGAATTTTCTGGCCGGGTTTAAGATCTTTGTAGAGGTCAGGGTAGGAAACATAAATTTTTTCCATATTGCCCACCAGCTTTTCGTTCACGAAAGTGAGGATATCACCGGTTTTGAGCGGCAGTGCATTGTTCTCGATTTCGCCCACACGGAGTTTCGGACCTTGCAGATCAGCGAGGATGGCAACGTTATAAGGTTCTGTCTTATTGATCTGACGGATGTATTCAATGATCCGCAGTTTATCTTCATGGGAGCCATGGGAGAAGTTCAGACGGAACACATTCACACCGGCTTTCACCAATGCGAGCAGTTGTTCATAGGTATCAGAGGCAGGTCCTACGGTAGCCACAATTTTGGTTTTGTGGGAAGAGTGTGCTCTGCCTGCAGCGTTGTCCATCTGCTTGTGATAGTATTTCGATAGATCCTTTGTACTCATAAATCTAATTTTTTAACTCGCGAGAATTTTAACAATCTTGAACCATTCAGGGTCAATTTCCTGTTTTGCCTTTACGGCTTTATCCAGAGGTGTGTAATGAATCTTATCATTTACAACGCCGATCATTACATTGTGAATGCCTTCCAGCAAGGCGTCAACTGCGGCGTAACCCATACGGCTGGCCAGTATACGGTCCATGCAGGTAGGAGATCCGCCACGTTGGATGTGTCCAAGAATACATACCCGCGTATCCAGTTGCGGGCACTGTTCCTTGATCCTGCGGGCTACTTCGTTGGCGCCGCCGGTTTCATCACCTTCGGCTACCACAATGAGGTTTACCAGTTTCTTTCGACGTTCATTGGCCTGCAGCTCCTCGATGATCTCGTTGACTTCCGTTTTGCGTTCCGGTAACAGAATATGTTCCGCACCTGTGGAAATACCACTGTGCAAAGCAATATAACCGGCATCACGGCCCATTACTTCTATTACAAACAAGCGGTCATGCGCATCTGCGGTATCCCTTATTTTATCGATTGCTTCTACAGCCGTGTTGACAGCGGTATCAAAGCCAATGGTGGAGTCGGTGCCGGCAATGTCCTTATCAATAGTACCTGGCAAGCCTATACAAGGAATGTCAAATTCCTGGCTGAACATCTGCGCACCATTGAAGGATCCATCCCCACCGATTACTACCAGTCCGTCAATGTTGTGTTTTTTCAGATTTTCATAAGCCTTTTTTCGCCCTTCATACTCATAGAACTCTTTGCACCTGGCGGTTTTCAGTATGGTGCCCCCCCGTTGGATGATGTTGGCCACTGATTTCGACTCCATCGGAAAGATCTCATTCTTTAACATCCCCCTATAGCCGTACATAACGCCGAACACATTCAGCTGATGATAAATGCCCGTTCTTACGACCGCACGAACGGCGGCGTTCATGCCAGGAGCATCTCCCCCTGAGGTAAGGACTGCAATGTTGTTCAATTTTTTCATATAAATTGCTAAAAAAATATCTTAAAGGCGCACAAAAATAACGTTTTGCAATTGTTTTTCTAATAGTTATCTGATGAATTAACCTAAATTTTTAATTTTAATCAAACAAAGTAGCTAATTTTTTTAAAATATATTAGGTATGTTGAAAAAAAATAATAGGAGGTGGCTAATTATGAGCATGAGTTTAATCACAGGACAGGTAATCGCGCAACAACAACCTATTCATTACCCTGAGACCAGGAAGGTGGATACAGTAGATGATTATCACGGAACAAAAATTGCAGATCCTTACCGGTGGCTCGAAGACGATAATAGTGAAGCTACCGGTGCCTGGGTTAAGGCGGAAAACAAAGTAACACAGGATTATTTGGCAAAGATCCCTTTCCGGGACGAGGTTAAAAAACGATTAGAAGAATTATGGAACTATCCTAAAACAGGAACTCCTGTTAAACATGGCCAATATTATTATTTCTATAAGAATGACGGGCTGCAGAATCAGGCAGTACTTTATCGCTCGGCAACTTTAAAGGGTACACCGGAAGTATTTATTGACCCTAATAAATTATCTGCTACCGGTACTGCTGCCCTGGCAGGTGTTACCTTCTCCGGAAACGGCAAGTATGCGGTTTACCTGCTGGCGAAAGCCGGCTCCGACTGGGAAGAAGCCTATGTAATAGATCTGGCCACCAAACAACAACTGTCAGATAAACTGGAATGGATCAAGTTCAGTGGGATGGCCTGGAAAGGAGATGGGTTCTATTACAGCCGTTACGACAAACCAACCGAACAAAATAAGCTCTCGGGTAAAAATGAATTTCAACAGGTATATTATCATAAGGTAGGTGATCCGCAGGAGAAAGATGAACTGATATATGTAGATAAGGAACATCCGTTGAGAAGTGCGAAGATGGATATTACGGAAGATGAACGTTTCCTCATCCTGTATGCGTCTGAAGGTACTTCCGGTAATGAACTCAGTTACCGTGACCTGCAGGATCCGAATCAAAAAGATTTTTCTCTCCTGATTAAAGGTTTTGACTTTGAACCGGAAGTAATCGACAACGACGGTGGAAAACTGCTGGTACGTACCAATCACGGCGCACCCAACTACCGCATTGTATTGGTAGATCCTAAAAATCCGGCGGAAGCCAATTGGAAAACCATCGTGCCGGAAAGAAAAGAAGCATTGGAAAGTGTGGGTACTGCCGGTGGTAAATTATTCCTCTCTTATCTGAAAGATGCCGCTACACAGGTGTATCAATATGATTATAAAGGAAAGCAGGAACGCGAAATTAAACTCCCGGGTATCGGTACTGCCGGTGGTTTCAGCAGCAAAAAAGACGAAAAGGAATTTTTCTATTCCTATACCTCTTTTGTAACGCCAACAACTATCTATCGGTATGATATCGCCACAGGTGTTTCTACGCTGTATGATAAACCGGAAGTAAAATTCAATCCGGCAGATTATGAAACCAAACAGGTATTTTTCAACAGCAAGGATGGTACCCGGGTGCCGATATTCCTGTCCTATAAAAAAGGAATGAAGCAAAGTGGTAATAATCCTGTACTGATCTATGGCTACGGTGGCTTCAACGTTTCACAGACACCAGGCTTTAGTATCTCCAATCTTTATTTCATGGAGCAGGGCGGTATATACGCAGTGGTGGCATTGCGTGGTGGCAGTGAATATGGAGAGGCCTGGCATAAAGCCGGTATGCTGGAGAAAAAACAAAATGTATTCGATGATTTTATCGGCGCTGCTGAATACCTGATTCAGGCCAAATATACCCATCCTTCCAAAATCGCTATCCGCGGTGGTTCCAACGGCGGTTTACTGGTAGGCGCGTGCATGACGCAAAGACCGGAACTGTTTAAGGTAGCTTTACCGGCAGTAGGTGTAATGGACATGCTGCGTTACCAGAAATTTACCATTGGCTGGGCATGGGCTGTGGAATATGGCAGCAGTGATAATGCAGCGCAGTTTAAATATCTGCTGCAGTATTCTCCGCTGCACAACCTGAAGCCAGGTACAACGTATCCTGCTACCCTTATCACCACGGCGGATCACGACGACCGTGTAGTCCCTGCACACTCTTTCAAGTTTGCGGCTACATTGCAGGCAGCGAATGCAGGTCCTAACCCGATGCTGATCCGTATTGAAACACAGGCGGGCCATGGTGCAGGTAAACCTACCTCCAAGCAGATTGCTGAGCTGACAGATCTGTGGTCCTTTACCATGTATAATCTGCAGATGAAAAAATAATACTGACAGTGGCATTTAGCGGTTGGCTGCCGAATAATTTTTGGTTGGCTAAAAGCTAAATGCCAGCTGTTAGAGCTGATTTTTTCCTTATCTTTAAAGGCAGCGTAATGTTAATATGGCTTTATGAAGATACTTATAACAGGAAGTAACGGATTACTGGGACAACACCTGATCCCCCTTTTACTGCAGGATGGCAACTATGAAGTGGTAGCTACCGGCAGAGGCCCTAACCGCTTTCCCCTGCGGGATAATTACACTTATGAGGCGGTCAACCTTCGTGATGCAGGCAGTGTCAATCAATTGATAGATAAACACCAGCCGGATATCATCATACATGGCGGCGCTATGTCGCAGGTAGATGAATGTGAAAAGAATAAAGATGCCTGTTGGGATACGAATGTAGGCGCTACGCGTTACCTCGTACATGCCGCAGAAAAGTACAACGCCTTCTTTATTTTTCTCTCCACGGATTTTGTATTTGACGGATTACAGGGGCCTTACACAGAAGAGTCCATTGTAAATCCTATCAATTACTACGGTACCAGCAAAGTGGCCGCAGAGCGCCTCGTACACAACAGTAAAACATCGTGGGCCATTGTACGTACCGTACTGGTTTATGGTGTAGTAGCGGACCCTCACCGCAGTAACATGATTACCTGGGTAAAGAATAATTTACAGCAAGGTAAGAAAGTGAAAGTGGTAGATGACCAATGGCGGACACCTACCCTTTGTCATGACCTGGCAAAAGGTTGCCTGTTAATTGCTGCGAAAAAAGCGACCGGTTATTTTAATATCTCCGGAAAAGATATGCTTACGCCATATGATATGGCCATGCAAACAGCCGCCTATTTTAAATTGGATCCCAGCCTCGTGGAAAAAATCAGTTCCAGAAGCCTGGCCCAGCCAGCAGCCCGGCCTGCGAAAACCGGCCTGGTCATCGATAAAGCCATTAAAGAACTGGGTTATGAACCCCGCACTTTTGCAGAAGGACTGGATATTGTTGCCGGCGAATTAAATGCCTGATGGCACCGGTGCAAAATCCAGGTATACTTTGTTATTCTGAAATTCCTTCTTCTTTAACTCCAATTGTTCAGTTGTATCTTTTGCGGCAGATCTGACAGGTGATCCTACATAGTAGGTATGATCGCGTTTGTACAGTATTACCTGCTGGTTCCAGCTTTGACGGCGGGTGGCCTGTCTGGCTGCGCGGGTACTGTCTGTATAGGTTTCTATCACAGCAAAATAGTTCAGTGTATCCGTTGCCGTTGTTACCGGTACTACTGCAGTAGCGGTACTGTCGGTAGCTGCTATGGATGTTACCGTGGTGGCTTCCTCCTGTGGCGTTGTGGCTACAGCTGGGGTGGCAGCTGGCTGTGCGACCGGACGGGGCTGCGTGGTGATATACCACCAGATACCGGCTGCAGTGATTACCGCAGCTGCAGGAATAGCTATCCACCACCATTTGAACCGGCTTTCTTCTGTTACCGCTTCCAGCGTTTCTTCCACTTCTTCTGTCATTACAGGTTCCAGTGCGGTGGCCGATAAGGTGGCCGGGAGTGGTTCCGGAACCGGCGCTGCAGCTGTTTTCTGCGGTGCACTCCTCACAGGCGTAATCGGCAGGGAAGGCGGTGCTACCGGTAGTTCCTCTTCAAAGAAATTAATATTGCGGCCCGTAAAATCGCCCTGCAACTGCCCGATGCCAGGCAGGAAAAGCGGTTTACCGGTTTTGAGAAAGTCACGGAATTCTTCCAGGTATTTTTCCAGTTTCAGCTGGGCCACTGCAGGCACCAGGTTTTCTTTCAGCGCAATCCATTCCAGGCAGGAGCCGTCATCTTTCCACGTATGGCTGAATATAATATGATCCCGGGGGGCGGTCAGGGTTTGTGTGGTGGGGTTATACTGTGCGGGAAAATGTTGAATCAGAAATGTTCCCAGTTGAGGTACTACACAAACACGTTGCTGGAATAATACTTCCTGGATATATTGCTGGAGTATCAAGGTGCGTTTTTTTGCGTGATTAATTTGTTACAAACCAGGCCGGCTGCAGGTATATCAGGGAACAATCGAACCTGGTTTGCAGCAAAGTTAAAACTTAATCATCACACCACCCACCACATTGAATCCATAAGTTGGATAAAGATACCAGCGTTGGTAGCGGGTGTTGAAAATATTATTGGCGTTCAGCCATACATTGAAGTGTTTACCGATGTCGTAACCTGCACCCAGGTTAAGATCCCAGGTACTGCTGGTTTTGCCGAAGTCGAGGTTGGGAAGCTGGTAATAGCTGCCGCTCAGCGCATACAAATTGGCATTGAGGTGCAGTTTTTTAGCCATGGTATACTGTAAAAACAGGTCGCCCTGGAATGGCGGCAGGTGCCACGGTTTTACTTCCGTTTCCTGTTTGTTGTAGTTATACCAGTCGAAGCTTACCCTTGCCTGAAACTTTTCTTCTTCTATATAGCCCACTTCTGCATGCAGCTGGAAGGCGCGCAGCTCTGCTTCGTTACGGGTCAGGAATTTCTTGGTATCAGCCGCGTCGTTGATAAACAGCGGTCTGTTGTACCAGGTAACGGCAGCAAACTTGGTGTTGTAATTAAAATGGCTGCCCAGGGTACCTTTGATACCGGTATATTTTTCTTCCACGCGGGTATTCAGTATACCTGATGTCAGACCGGCCAGGAAAGGATTCTGACTGGCCAGGTTACGATAGGAGTTCTTGTCGAAATAAGAAATCCAGCCACTGCTCAGGATCAGTTTTTTGTGTACCAGGTGCGACTCATTCACGATGTCGGGCAGCAGGTAAAACTTATCGTTGGTCCAGGTGGGGTTTACGCCCGCATGCAGCACAAAACGGGGTTTGATGATTTCCACAGCCGGATGCACCGCCACTACATTGTTGTTGATGGCGCGGTTATTATCCTCTTTGTAGGTAGAGAGGTCGAATACGCCTTCGGCCTGTATGTAGATGTCTTCAAATACCTGTTTACGCACCGGCACCTTAAATACAAACGTATTTTCCGTGCGTTTGTAGGAATCATTGAACAGCACGAATTTTACCTGTGGCTGAAACGTGAAGGCCCAGTCATTTTGCGGGCGGTTTTGTCCGCCTACGATGGCGGTCAGTTGGTTAAAGGTTTGTGCAATATCCCCCTTTTCATAACTGATCACGTCATGATCATAACCATAATAGTGTATGGTGTTACGGTCATAACCAATGCTGGCATTCAGTTCAAATTTAGGCAGCAGGTAAGCGCCGGAGGCCAGCACATTCAGGTTGCTGTAATCCTGGTTGGCGATATCCTTGCCTTTGGAGCCGGTGTAGTTCACAAATACGCCGAAGTTGTATACTTCATTTCTGCCGCTGCCAAAACCTGCCTGTACCAGTGGGGTATTTAAATTGCCGTAACCCAGTTTGATAAAGTTGTTCTGTAAACGTCCCAGGGAATCTTTACCCAGTGCCAGTGGTTTTAAAGGCGCTGCCTGATACATGAAGTTCAGGTTGAGTGCAGGCACCTGATATTTCAGGGAAGGCCGGCTGGTATCCACTCCCGGCAACGAT
Coding sequences within:
- the pyk gene encoding pyruvate kinase translates to MSTKDLSKYYHKQMDNAAGRAHSSHKTKIVATVGPASDTYEQLLALVKAGVNVFRLNFSHGSHEDKLRIIEYIRQINKTEPYNVAILADLQGPKLRVGEIENNALPLKTGDILTFVNEKLVGNMEKIYVSYPDLYKDLKPGQKILLDDGKIETVVQEITAKGEIKAAVTLPGVLSSKKGFNLPDTKISLPALTEKDIIDLDFIIDQECDWVALSFVRSVKDLSELRKRLEARNSKIKVISKIEKPEAIQNLKEIIWESDGVMIARGDLGVELPVEQIPMIQKDIIRKCIHRAKPVIVATQMMESMMDRTRPNRSEITDVANAVLEGADAVMLSGETATGQFPVLVIQTMNKIIQEVEKEAIIYNRNLIPHRHSPTFLSDALCYNACKIAEDLDADALIGMTQSGYTGFMLSSYRPRSPLYVFTKERSLVNQLSLSWGVRAFYYEEEESLDDIVFDQINILKERGFIKAGDVAVNTGSTPVKLHLPTNMLKITKVE
- the pfkA gene encoding 6-phosphofructokinase; protein product: MKKLNNIAVLTSGGDAPGMNAAVRAVVRTGIYHQLNVFGVMYGYRGMLKNEIFPMESKSVANIIQRGGTILKTARCKEFYEYEGRKKAYENLKKHNIDGLVVIGGDGSFNGAQMFSQEFDIPCIGLPGTIDKDIAGTDSTIGFDTAVNTAVEAIDKIRDTADAHDRLFVIEVMGRDAGYIALHSGISTGAEHILLPERKTEVNEIIEELQANERRKKLVNLIVVAEGDETGGANEVARRIKEQCPQLDTRVCILGHIQRGGSPTCMDRILASRMGYAAVDALLEGIHNVMIGVVNDKIHYTPLDKAVKAKQEIDPEWFKIVKILAS
- a CDS encoding prolyl oligopeptidase family serine peptidase, producing the protein MSLITGQVIAQQQPIHYPETRKVDTVDDYHGTKIADPYRWLEDDNSEATGAWVKAENKVTQDYLAKIPFRDEVKKRLEELWNYPKTGTPVKHGQYYYFYKNDGLQNQAVLYRSATLKGTPEVFIDPNKLSATGTAALAGVTFSGNGKYAVYLLAKAGSDWEEAYVIDLATKQQLSDKLEWIKFSGMAWKGDGFYYSRYDKPTEQNKLSGKNEFQQVYYHKVGDPQEKDELIYVDKEHPLRSAKMDITEDERFLILYASEGTSGNELSYRDLQDPNQKDFSLLIKGFDFEPEVIDNDGGKLLVRTNHGAPNYRIVLVDPKNPAEANWKTIVPERKEALESVGTAGGKLFLSYLKDAATQVYQYDYKGKQEREIKLPGIGTAGGFSSKKDEKEFFYSYTSFVTPTTIYRYDIATGVSTLYDKPEVKFNPADYETKQVFFNSKDGTRVPIFLSYKKGMKQSGNNPVLIYGYGGFNVSQTPGFSISNLYFMEQGGIYAVVALRGGSEYGEAWHKAGMLEKKQNVFDDFIGAAEYLIQAKYTHPSKIAIRGGSNGGLLVGACMTQRPELFKVALPAVGVMDMLRYQKFTIGWAWAVEYGSSDNAAQFKYLLQYSPLHNLKPGTTYPATLITTADHDDRVVPAHSFKFAATLQAANAGPNPMLIRIETQAGHGAGKPTSKQIAELTDLWSFTMYNLQMKK
- a CDS encoding SDR family oxidoreductase, whose amino-acid sequence is MKILITGSNGLLGQHLIPLLLQDGNYEVVATGRGPNRFPLRDNYTYEAVNLRDAGSVNQLIDKHQPDIIIHGGAMSQVDECEKNKDACWDTNVGATRYLVHAAEKYNAFFIFLSTDFVFDGLQGPYTEESIVNPINYYGTSKVAAERLVHNSKTSWAIVRTVLVYGVVADPHRSNMITWVKNNLQQGKKVKVVDDQWRTPTLCHDLAKGCLLIAAKKATGYFNISGKDMLTPYDMAMQTAAYFKLDPSLVEKISSRSLAQPAARPAKTGLVIDKAIKELGYEPRTFAEGLDIVAGELNA